Proteins from a single region of Helicobacter pylori:
- the dapB gene encoding 4-hydroxy-tetrahydrodipicolinate reductase: MKIGVYGASGRIGKLLLKELKGGYKGLALSSVFVRQKCETDFSSFSHTPLVTNDLKAFVRACECVIDFSLPKGVDHLLEALLECPKILVSGTTGLEKETLEKMQQLALKAPLLHAHNMSLGIMMLNQLVFLASLKLKDADIEIVETHHNLKKDAPSGTALSLYETCAKARGYDEKNALTTHREGLRSKESIGIATLRGGDVAGKHTIGFYLEGEYIELSHTATNRSIFAKGALEVALWLKDKAAKKYEISEMFG, from the coding sequence ATGAAAATCGGTGTTTATGGAGCGAGCGGTCGTATAGGGAAACTGCTTTTAAAAGAATTAAAAGGGGGGTATAAGGGATTAGCGCTGTCTAGCGTGTTTGTTAGGCAAAAATGCGAAACAGATTTCAGCTCTTTTTCGCACACCCCTTTAGTAACCAATGATTTAAAAGCGTTTGTGAGAGCTTGCGAATGCGTGATTGATTTTTCTCTACCTAAAGGCGTGGATCATTTGCTAGAGGCTCTTTTAGAATGCCCTAAAATTTTAGTTTCTGGCACGACCGGTTTAGAAAAAGAAACGCTAGAAAAAATGCAACAATTAGCCTTAAAAGCGCCGCTTTTGCATGCGCACAACATGTCTTTAGGGATCATGATGCTCAATCAATTAGTCTTTTTAGCCTCTTTGAAATTAAAAGATGCGGATATTGAAATTGTAGAAACGCACCACAATCTCAAAAAAGACGCCCCGAGCGGCACTGCGTTGAGTTTGTATGAAACTTGCGCTAAGGCTAGGGGGTATGATGAAAAAAACGCTCTTACCACTCACAGAGAAGGTTTGCGCTCTAAAGAAAGCATTGGCATAGCCACTTTAAGGGGGGGCGATGTTGCCGGGAAGCACACGATAGGGTTTTATTTAGAGGGCGAATACATAGAGCTTAGCCATACAGCGACTAACCGATCTATTTTTGCTAAAGGGGCTTTAGAAGTGGCTCTGTGGCTTAAGGATAAAGCCGCTAAAAAATATGAAATCAGCGAAATGTTTGGTTGA
- the glcD gene encoding glycolate oxidase subunit GlcD, with protein MLEKQHIQYFKNLVGGEDFFTDLAHLNAYCYDATKERHLPSGVIFPKNEQEISQILKYCNEHRIIVVPRGAGSGFTGGALSVSGGLVLSVEKHLDKILEIDTKNLIARVEPGVINKHFQNEVEKLNLFYPPDPASENQSTLGGNVAENAGGMRAAKYGITKDYVMAMRVVLANGEIIRAGKKTIKDVAGFNVAGLMIASEGCLGVISEITLKLLVKPPLKQSAMGVFNHIEDAMNAVYKTMSSGVTPVAMEFLDNLSIKAVEERFSKGLPKDAGAILITQVDGVVKEQIAWQLNEIEKHFKANGCVGFKIAQNEQEEQDLWFSRRNASQSISVYGKKKLNEDVTVPRASLPSLLQEVAKISQKYGFKIPCFGHTGDGNVHVNIMLEDPKRDLEKGHKAMEEIFQAAISLEGTLSGEHGIGLSKAKFMPLAFNHSEMELFRNIKKALDPNNILNPFKMGL; from the coding sequence ATGTTAGAGAAGCAACACATCCAATATTTTAAAAACCTGGTAGGGGGAGAGGATTTTTTCACTGATTTAGCGCATTTGAACGCTTATTGCTATGACGCTACCAAAGAAAGGCATTTGCCTAGCGGTGTGATTTTCCCTAAAAATGAGCAAGAAATCAGCCAGATTTTAAAATATTGCAACGAGCATCGCATTATCGTTGTGCCTAGGGGGGCTGGGAGCGGTTTCACCGGGGGAGCGTTGAGCGTGAGCGGAGGGCTAGTTTTAAGCGTGGAAAAGCATTTGGATAAGATTTTAGAGATTGACACTAAAAATTTAATCGCTAGAGTAGAACCGGGCGTGATCAACAAGCATTTCCAAAACGAAGTGGAAAAATTGAATCTATTCTACCCCCCAGATCCAGCGAGTGAGAATCAAAGCACTTTAGGGGGGAATGTCGCTGAAAATGCCGGTGGCATGCGCGCGGCTAAATACGGCATCACGAAAGATTATGTCATGGCGATGAGAGTGGTTTTAGCGAATGGTGAAATCATAAGGGCAGGCAAAAAAACGATCAAAGATGTCGCAGGCTTTAATGTTGCAGGGCTGATGATCGCTAGTGAGGGGTGTTTGGGCGTGATTTCTGAAATCACTTTAAAGCTTTTAGTCAAACCGCCCCTAAAACAAAGCGCGATGGGGGTTTTTAACCATATTGAAGACGCCATGAATGCTGTTTATAAGACAATGAGCAGCGGCGTTACGCCTGTGGCGATGGAATTTTTGGATAATTTGAGCATCAAAGCGGTTGAGGAACGATTTTCTAAAGGCTTACCCAAAGACGCTGGAGCGATACTCATCACTCAAGTAGATGGCGTGGTAAAAGAGCAGATTGCATGGCAACTCAATGAGATAGAAAAGCATTTTAAAGCCAATGGGTGCGTGGGTTTTAAGATCGCTCAAAACGAACAAGAAGAGCAAGATTTATGGTTTTCAAGGCGTAACGCTTCTCAAAGTATTAGCGTTTATGGTAAAAAGAAATTGAATGAAGATGTAACCGTTCCTAGGGCGAGTTTGCCGAGTTTGTTGCAAGAAGTCGCCAAAATCAGCCAAAAATACGGCTTTAAAATCCCTTGTTTTGGGCATACGGGCGATGGCAATGTGCATGTGAATATCATGCTAGAAGATCCTAAAAGAGATTTAGAAAAAGGCCATAAGGCTATGGAAGAGATTTTTCAGGCCGCTATTAGTTTGGAGGGGACTTTAAGCGGGGAGCATGGCATAGGCTTGTCTAAAGCTAAATTCATGCCTTTAGCGTTTAATCATAGTGAAATGGAGCTTTTTAGGAATATTAAAAAAGCCCTTGATCCTAATAATATTTTAAACCCTTTTAAAATGGGGTTGTAA